The DNA region AATATGATTTATGCATTGAGGAAAATGAAGCACAATTTTTACATTCTTATTCAACAATCTTTAATATGTCACGTTCTCATATTCAAGCTGTTATAAAATGGAACAAACTTTTTAGAAAAAAGCCTGATGAAGAAAATTTTGATATTGCTGTAAATACGCAAACATCACGAAAGAAAATGATAGCCTTTAAATTAAATGCGATTGAACGTGATCTTTTGCATGATAATGTATTTGAAAAAGAATCTTTAATGAGTCAGAGAGAAATACTACAAGACTTCATAACACACAATCACTTGACTGTTCGTTTCATTGCAGAACTTCGCAAATATGTTCACTCCCTCCCTCATGATAATATGACAACATCAAATTTAAAATTAAGCCATATTCTTAATGCAGATCGACCTATTGATAAAATGTGGATTTATCAAAGTTTTTTTACGGTTATTATTGGCATTTATAAAAAATCATGCGCAATACACAAGAAAAAAGTGCCTTACAAAAAACTCTATACTTTTGCTGATAAACTAACGAAATTTGTTTTTCCTGAATTAGCTAATCTCAAAAAACCTCTTTTTACATACGATAAAATTCAAAAACCAATTAAAGAGATTGCTATCTTTGATGGATTACGCCTTATTTCTTTTGAAGACAATCGTTTTACAATTCATAAAGAACAAGATGAAATCGACTTAACTGAACAGTATTTTAAAAATATTATCAAATTTTCAAAACGTTATACTTTAAGCAAAAGTTAAATTCTCAAGACATTGCAAAACGCCTTTTTTACTACTGACTTTTACCCCTCACTTATGTGACACTTACACTATCAGATTCTGAAAATCAAAAAAACGAACTAGCGCTAGTTTCCAAAAGGAAACACAATGTTAAATATTCGAGGTACATTGCTCAATATATTCACATCAAGTGATTATATGAACAAAGAAACCAATGAGGTAACTAAGGGTAAAACAAAGTTACAGCTCTTAGTCAAAGTTCCACTTAAAAACGGTGGTCATAAAAACACGTTGTATGATCTAACTATACCGCCTGAAAAGCTTCCAAAGTACACCAACAGCATCAACAAAGAAGTGGATGTGGAAGTAGGCATCATGGGTGAGCATAAGTTTTATGGCATCTAGGATAGGGAAATAGGATACACATAAAGTAATCCTTTGGTAGCGTGAAAAGCGAAAGAAGCGCGTGCGCTCTTGAGCGTTCACGCATCCAAAGGTAACTCTTAGGGGTATATAGTAATACCCCTTCCTAAACGTAAGAGGAACACCATTACAATGAAAAACTTTGAAGATATAAAATACATTTGTGGCATTGATACCCTTTATTACTTCTGTGAGAGTTCATTAACTTATGATGATCTTTTCTTAGATATCTTAGATCAAATGGAGTGTGTCAAAGGCAAGTTTGAGAAAAAAGAGATTGAATATGACAATGCTGATATTTCTATCAGCATCAATCAGGTCACTCTTTCCTCTCTTGGAAAAAGTGAAGGTTATTATTGGTTTAAAGACATCAATGAGTTTTTTAAAATAGGATTCAAAGATACTCAAACCAATAGAGGACTTCACGATATTAGAGTTCAATTACTGGGTAATGGTATTTACACCCTAGGGATAAAATCCATTGTTGAATTTATTGATGCTATGATAGAAGGTTTTATCATTAAAGAGCATCCCATAACACGGATTGATCTAAATACATTCATTCAATACGATCTAGGCTTTATTGATAAAAGTATGTTTGTTACACGAAAACGCAATTACTCCACTATAAGTGAGATTGGAGGTGCAAATGAGATTCAAACCCTTTATGTCGGAAAACCGCCTTTTAAACTCAGGGTTTACAATAAAGCACTTGAACTCAAACAGTCTAAAAAACAAGAGGTTATGGAAGAATATTTTAGAGTCAATGGGTTTGACCTAGTGCAACCCATTTTTAATGTAGAGTTTGAGATGCACAGAAGCCATTTAAGAGCGTTTAACATCATTACCATTGATGATGCACTCAGTAATGCTCAAAAGCTCTTTAAACAAGCCATGGATGATATAAGACTCATTGATCTAAACACCATTAGTAATAAAGACATTGAGAACAATACAAAAAACCGTGCTAAGACACTTCCTATATGGGAGTTTATTAAAGAGTGTTACAGTATTGAAGATTTCTTACAAGTAACATCACCACTTGAGAGGATTAAACGAAAAGCAACAATCTATGATGATACAAGCTTTACAAAAGAGCATAAGCTCTTGATTCGTAAAGGGTTGATTAACTCTGTAACTATCACGAAAGAATTACTTATTCAAAATTTGGATGAAACAGTACAAGAGTTACATGAGCCAACGAGTCCAATGCCTAAACCGTTTCACTATCCTAAAGATTTTATACCTCTTGAGATTAAACAGTTTGATGGAACGAAACAGCATTTTAGATTACTAAGAAACGGTCAACTTATTAAACCCGTTAATGTGCTTTCAGTAACAAGACTCAGTGACTTTGAACTGCTTCAATACTTGGATGATATAACAGCAGATTTCAAAAAAGAAGGTATGGATTTCAATACTACCAATAAGCGTTATAAGGTAGCTTATGATGAAGCGGTTAGGCGTAAGTTAAAGCCTGAGATTCCGTTTTAGTGGTGGTGGCATCATGTTAATAGATCGTATAAGTAACCTTGAAAATGAAGTGAAAGCGATGAAAACAATACTTTTGAAATTGCCAACATGGTTTCCTTTAACATCAGAATTTGCGCAAGAGCATCACATGAGCATGAATGGTTTACGTAAATGGTGTTTGAAAAATTTACATCCTGATAGCTTTGTGAAACGTGGGCGGTTTTGGTATATCCATAAAAGTGAGATTGCAAATGTGCGTCCAAACATTGTATGATTTCATTGTTCTTGGCTAACTTGAAAGGAGCTTTCAAGTGGCAAGTGTATTTCAACATCCCAAAACAGGGAACGTTCTTTTAGAAAACAATGTTAACGGTAAAATAATCCGCCTATCAACGGGCAAAAAAGCTACTGGTAGACTTATTGGGTGGTATAAGGCTCGTGCAGAAGATGAGTTTTGGAAATTATATTACCAAAAACACAAAGAAGCTGATCAGCGTATGACTTTTTCTGAGTATGCAAGATACATTGTTGATATTACGCACAGTAATCGCAATGAATTTTCACAACGAGGAGAGATTAAAAAGGCTGAGAGGCTTATCAAGTATTTTGGTGATATAGCGTTAGATGATATTAAACCTTCAACCATTCAAGCATGGCAAGATACTTTTTTAAAAACTCTTGCACCTAAAACGGTGAAAGAGTATCGAAGTACGCTAAGTGTCGTGTTTAAATTTGCGTTTAATGATGATATTATCCGTAAAAATCCTCTGACACCCGTTAAATCGCCCAAATTGCCGAGACGCATCGTTGATGTCTTTAGTGAAGAAGAGCGCAAATTGCTTATAGAACATTCAAACGAACAACTTCACAACCTTATTCAGTTCGCTTTTTACAGCGGACTGAGAGCAGGGGAGATAATAGGCCTTAAATGGGAAAATATAGACTTCGAGAAAAACAAAATTGATGTCTGTATGAGAGTCCGAAAAGGTACTGTTGATCTACCCAAAGGTGACAAAATACGTTTGATTGATCTGTTACCGCAAGCGAAGCAAGCGATTCTTGTACAAAGACAGCTAACAGGGCTTTCAACCTTTGTATTTCATTCAAAAGAGGGCAAACCCTATTTTAGTGAAACAAGCATTACGCAATCTATTCAAGAGTTGTGTAAAAAACTAGGAATTGAAAGTGGTGGTGGATTGCAAAAAATGAGGCGAACGCATAACACAATGCTTAAGCAATGTGGTTTACCTCTTGATTGGATCCTTCATCAAATGGGTCATGAAACGGATGAAGTTAATCGAAATCATTATACGGGAACTATTACGGTAGATGTAAGTAAAATTATTGCGTAACTGACATTTTACTGACACTCGTACTGACACCGTGTATATTGTAGGTTGGGAATATCGTATTTTAGGGAGTTAGGGTGGTACCCTGAGGCCGGACTCGAACCGGCATATGTCTCCATACTAGATTTTGAGTCTAGCGCGTCTACCAATTTCACCACTCAGGCACTGTAAATAAGAGTTGGAATTATACAAAAAAAAGCTTAAACATCAGTAAAACTGAATGTCTAAGCTTTTTGAGGTGAAGAATTAAGCTTTTGCTACAACGTCTTTAAGTTTTTTACCAACTTTAAATTTGACAGCTGTTGTTTTAGCAACATCAACGACTCTGTTTGTACCAGGAACTCTAGCTTTTCTAGCTGCTCTTGTTGCAGTACTAAATGTACCAAAACCGATAAAGCTTACGTCTTTGCCAGCAACTAGTGCTTCGCTGATGGCTTCTAAAGCTGCATCAATAGCTTTTTGACTATCTTTTTTAGAAAGACCCGCTTTCTCAGAGACCGCTTGGATAAATTCCGCTTTTTTCATTGCTCATTCCTTAATATAAAGTGTTTGTGTGAGGATTGTACAATTTTTTTTAAAAAAAGACAATAATTTTTTTTAAAAAGTTAAAGAATATGCCCAAAAAGTCGATATTTTATACAAGGAATTAAAATTGCTTAGGTGATTAAAGAAAATCTTTGGAGTAAATCATGAGAATCACAAATTCACTTTTATTTAACACGTCAATTCGTAACTATCGTAGCGCTACAGAGAAATTGTACAATATTAATCAACAAATTGATAGTAAACTAAAGATACAAAATAGCTATGAGAACACAAGTGTCTATGTAGATGCAATGCGTCTTAATAATGAAATCGATACACTGGACCAATCTAAACAAAGCAGCTCCAAGGCTAAGACATTTGCAGACAATACAGATTCTGCGTTAAGTA from Sulfurospirillum diekertiae includes:
- a CDS encoding HU family DNA-binding protein, with the protein product MKKAEFIQAVSEKAGLSKKDSQKAIDAALEAISEALVAGKDVSFIGFGTFSTATRAARKARVPGTNRVVDVAKTTAVKFKVGKKLKDVVAKA
- a CDS encoding tyrosine-type recombinase/integrase, coding for MASVFQHPKTGNVLLENNVNGKIIRLSTGKKATGRLIGWYKARAEDEFWKLYYQKHKEADQRMTFSEYARYIVDITHSNRNEFSQRGEIKKAERLIKYFGDIALDDIKPSTIQAWQDTFLKTLAPKTVKEYRSTLSVVFKFAFNDDIIRKNPLTPVKSPKLPRRIVDVFSEEERKLLIEHSNEQLHNLIQFAFYSGLRAGEIIGLKWENIDFEKNKIDVCMRVRKGTVDLPKGDKIRLIDLLPQAKQAILVQRQLTGLSTFVFHSKEGKPYFSETSITQSIQELCKKLGIESGGGLQKMRRTHNTMLKQCGLPLDWILHQMGHETDEVNRNHYTGTITVDVSKIIA